A section of the Rhodobacteraceae bacterium M382 genome encodes:
- a CDS encoding MBL fold metallo-hydrolase, which translates to MTSVPEVSVRTPWATPPAQGEAIEVAEGVLWMRQPLPMKLDHVNVYALDDGDGWTIVDTGFSTRKSRAIWEELMAGPLKGKPIKRVVATHHHPDHIGLAGWFQSEHGCELVTTRTAWLFSRMLTLDVQEEWPAETLAYYRSAGMDHEIYEARAKDRPFNFADTVYPMPLGFTRIKQGDVFRMGGRDWDVHIGNGHAPEHATFWSRDDNLVITGDQILSSISPNIGVYATEPMADPLADWLEACERLIHLARPDHLALGGHKLPFMRLPLRMRQLIDNHHGALERLLDHLDKPQTAAECFSPLFKRKIGTGEYGLALVESVAHVNHLYCIGQVTRTKREDGAWLYQRK; encoded by the coding sequence GTGACCAGCGTTCCCGAAGTTTCCGTTCGCACCCCCTGGGCAACCCCGCCTGCTCAGGGCGAGGCTATCGAAGTCGCCGAAGGCGTGTTGTGGATGCGTCAGCCGCTCCCGATGAAGCTGGACCATGTCAATGTCTATGCATTGGATGATGGTGATGGCTGGACCATTGTCGACACCGGGTTTTCCACCCGAAAATCCCGGGCGATCTGGGAAGAGCTGATGGCAGGCCCGCTCAAGGGCAAGCCGATCAAACGGGTTGTGGCGACCCATCACCACCCTGACCACATCGGGTTGGCAGGTTGGTTTCAATCCGAACATGGCTGCGAATTGGTCACTACCCGCACCGCTTGGCTTTTCTCGCGGATGCTGACGCTGGATGTGCAGGAGGAATGGCCGGCCGAGACATTGGCCTATTACCGCAGTGCGGGCATGGATCACGAGATTTATGAGGCACGCGCCAAGGATCGGCCGTTCAATTTTGCGGATACGGTCTATCCCATGCCGCTGGGGTTCACCCGGATCAAACAGGGCGACGTGTTCCGCATGGGTGGGCGTGACTGGGACGTGCATATCGGCAATGGCCACGCCCCCGAACACGCCACATTCTGGAGCCGAGATGACAATCTGGTGATCACCGGCGATCAGATCCTGAGCTCCATCAGCCCCAATATCGGTGTCTATGCGACCGAGCCGATGGCCGATCCACTTGCCGATTGGCTGGAGGCCTGTGAACGTCTGATCCATCTGGCGCGCCCGGATCACCTGGCTTTGGGGGGGCACAAGCTGCCGTTCATGCGGTTGCCGCTGCGGATGCGCCAGCTGATCGACAATCACCACGGGGCGCTGGAACGGTTGCTGGATCACCTGGACAAACCCCAAACCGCCGCGGAGTGCTTCTCACCTCTGTTCAAGCGCAAGATCGGTACCGGTGAATACGGGCTTGCCTTGGTCGAGTCGGTGGCCCATGTAAATCATCTGTACTGTATCGGTCAGGTGACCCGCACCAAACGCGAAGACGGGGCCTGGCTGTATCAGCGCAAGTGA
- a CDS encoding glycerophosphodiester phosphodiesterase, whose protein sequence is MNVQLSEPSVLNHLTVVLQAYARALSRWRLVLPLYLLLHGLSLALIAPIMGLLINAAVALSDQPALTDQDIALFLLSPAGFVMALAVMSALLVAEIAGFSVMAVALRTKGDTGWAVVRSAMLLVFVRRLRSLAIFSGIFVLRVLAVALPFALVGLLVALWYLTEFDINYYLAFRPPEFLFAIAVISVLGLAMAVALLFRLSGWALSPHLVLLEARSPRQVFAESRARMAGLRGRLQVQLLIWFLIRLAVSNLLLVATGLALRTLPMAQGETLFSVVLVVLGLSGIWAIANVILGAMALSALAVILDGFYSASGPGTAQDVDVSKVGFNPRTGVVICVAGLVLIAGLWSAQNLLTSVKTQDQVQIIAHRGAAGSKPENTLAAVEQAIKDGTDWVEIDVQESADGQIVVMHDSDYMKVANNPTKVRQASLEELRQIDIGSWFDPAYADQRTPTLHEVLELAKGRARVMIELKHYGYDVDLERRVVQVVEALGMANQVAIMSLNYPSVLKVQNLRRDWQTGVLAASSVGNLAGLQGDFLAVRAAIASPGLVNAVGSAGKELFVWTVNDPLGMSRMISKGVDGIITDEPGMLREVLEVRAELSSAERLVLWLAAELGVKLNVKEYRDGAP, encoded by the coding sequence ATGAACGTCCAATTGTCGGAGCCAAGTGTTTTGAATCACCTGACTGTCGTTTTGCAAGCCTACGCCCGGGCGTTGTCACGGTGGCGTCTGGTTCTGCCGCTTTATTTGTTGCTGCATGGGCTGTCTCTGGCCTTGATCGCTCCGATCATGGGGCTGTTGATCAATGCGGCAGTCGCCTTGTCCGATCAACCGGCGCTTACAGATCAGGATATTGCCTTGTTCCTGCTCAGCCCCGCCGGGTTTGTCATGGCATTGGCCGTGATGAGCGCGCTTTTGGTTGCGGAAATCGCGGGTTTTTCGGTCATGGCCGTTGCCCTGCGGACCAAAGGTGACACTGGATGGGCCGTCGTGCGCAGCGCGATGTTGCTGGTCTTTGTGCGGCGGTTGCGGTCGTTGGCGATTTTCTCGGGCATATTCGTTTTGCGTGTGCTGGCCGTGGCGTTGCCGTTTGCTTTGGTTGGGCTGTTGGTGGCGCTGTGGTATCTGACCGAATTCGATATCAATTATTATCTTGCGTTTCGCCCCCCTGAGTTTCTGTTTGCCATCGCGGTCATCAGTGTGCTGGGATTGGCCATGGCGGTGGCGTTGCTGTTCCGCCTCAGCGGATGGGCGCTGAGCCCGCATCTCGTATTGTTGGAAGCACGCTCGCCCCGGCAGGTATTTGCTGAGAGCCGCGCACGCATGGCCGGATTGCGCGGGCGGTTGCAGGTCCAACTGTTGATTTGGTTCCTGATCCGGCTGGCAGTGTCCAATCTGTTGCTGGTGGCAACTGGCCTGGCATTGCGGACATTGCCCATGGCCCAGGGCGAAACCCTGTTCAGCGTGGTTCTCGTGGTGCTTGGGCTGTCGGGTATCTGGGCGATTGCCAATGTAATCCTGGGTGCCATGGCATTGAGCGCATTGGCTGTTATTCTGGACGGGTTTTATTCCGCCAGCGGTCCCGGAACTGCGCAGGATGTCGATGTGTCCAAGGTTGGGTTCAACCCACGCACGGGGGTCGTGATCTGCGTCGCCGGTCTGGTCTTGATTGCAGGATTGTGGTCGGCTCAGAATCTGCTGACCTCGGTCAAGACCCAGGATCAGGTCCAGATCATTGCCCACCGAGGGGCGGCGGGCAGTAAACCGGAAAACACCCTGGCCGCGGTTGAACAGGCGATCAAAGATGGCACTGACTGGGTTGAAATCGACGTTCAGGAATCTGCCGATGGGCAAATCGTCGTCATGCATGACAGCGATTACATGAAGGTCGCAAATAACCCGACCAAAGTTCGCCAGGCCAGCCTGGAGGAGCTGAGACAGATCGACATCGGCAGCTGGTTCGACCCGGCCTATGCGGATCAGCGAACGCCGACGCTGCACGAAGTTCTGGAGCTGGCCAAAGGGCGCGCACGGGTGATGATCGAGCTGAAACATTATGGGTATGATGTCGATCTGGAACGCCGAGTTGTGCAAGTAGTCGAAGCACTGGGCATGGCGAACCAGGTGGCGATCATGTCTCTGAACTATCCCTCGGTGTTGAAAGTGCAAAATCTCCGGCGTGACTGGCAAACAGGTGTCTTGGCCGCGTCCAGCGTCGGCAACCTGGCCGGGTTGCAGGGGGATTTTCTGGCTGTACGTGCCGCCATTGCCAGCCCTGGGCTGGTCAATGCCGTGGGGTCGGCGGGCAAGGAGCTGTTCGTCTGGACAGTCAACGACCCGCTTGGCATGTCGCGGATGATTTCAAAGGGTGTCGATGGCATCATTACCGACGAACCGGGTATGCTGCGTGAAGTGCTGGAGGTGCGGGCCGAACTGAGCAGCGCCGAACGGCTGGTCTTGTGGTTGGCGGCCGAGCTGGGTGTGAAGCTGAATGTAAAAGAGTATCGGGATGGCGCGCCTTAA
- a CDS encoding NUDIX hydrolase, with protein MIRPVLGTIAVVCHEQQVILVQRGKEPRAGMWGFPGGHVELGETALQAAARELLEETGVIARPRQYLTNIDVIARNETGGISAHYLLTAVLCDYVSGQPVAADDAAQAGWYPVDGLETAGLDLLDQVIDVARLAQRHMG; from the coding sequence ATGATCCGCCCGGTATTGGGAACCATTGCTGTCGTCTGTCACGAGCAGCAGGTCATCCTGGTGCAACGGGGCAAGGAACCTCGCGCCGGAATGTGGGGATTTCCCGGCGGCCACGTGGAATTGGGTGAGACCGCCCTGCAGGCTGCCGCCCGTGAATTGCTGGAGGAGACGGGTGTCATCGCCCGGCCACGGCAGTATCTCACCAATATCGACGTGATTGCGCGGAATGAAACTGGTGGAATTAGCGCCCATTATTTGCTGACTGCGGTGCTGTGCGACTATGTCTCGGGTCAACCTGTTGCCGCCGATGACGCAGCACAGGCCGGGTGGTACCCCGTTGACGGTCTCGAAACGGCAGGTCTGGATCTGCTGGATCAGGTTATCGATGTTGCCCGGCTTGCTCAGCGCCACATGGGCTGA
- a CDS encoding threonylcarbamoyl-AMP synthase, with the protein MNPERTVTFGPSEADLDQAAALLRAGRLVAFATETVYGLGGDARLGEAVAAIYAAKGRPSFNPLIAHVASVAAAQQLVQWNDWADMLASAFWPGPMTLVLPLRPGHGVSELVTAGLPTLAVRVPAHPTAQRLLDKVGGPVAAPSANPSGKISPTTAQHVADGLSGRIAAIVDDGPCSVGLESTIIGLAGDNPMLLRPGGVPAEAIEAALGRKLVAHDAGDPLTAPGQLLSHYAPTASVRLYAQTPKPGELFLGFGPGICDLNLSAAGDLLEAAANLFGHLHRLDGMGKPIAVAPIPDRGLGVAINDRLRRAAAPRD; encoded by the coding sequence ATGAACCCAGAACGTACCGTCACTTTTGGCCCGTCCGAGGCCGACCTGGACCAGGCCGCAGCCCTGTTGCGCGCCGGGCGTTTGGTCGCGTTTGCGACCGAAACCGTTTACGGGCTGGGGGGGGATGCACGACTGGGAGAGGCGGTTGCTGCCATCTATGCCGCCAAGGGGCGACCCAGCTTCAACCCATTGATTGCACATGTCGCTTCGGTCGCTGCAGCCCAGCAACTGGTCCAATGGAACGATTGGGCCGACATGCTGGCCAGCGCCTTTTGGCCCGGACCGATGACGCTGGTTCTACCGCTACGCCCTGGTCACGGGGTGTCCGAACTGGTGACAGCCGGATTGCCAACACTGGCCGTTCGGGTGCCCGCGCATCCAACAGCCCAACGCCTGTTGGACAAGGTCGGCGGACCGGTGGCTGCTCCATCCGCCAATCCATCCGGCAAGATCAGCCCGACAACCGCACAGCATGTTGCGGACGGGCTTAGCGGCCGGATCGCTGCCATTGTGGATGACGGGCCCTGCTCTGTCGGATTGGAATCCACGATCATCGGGCTGGCTGGGGACAATCCGATGTTGTTGCGCCCTGGCGGAGTGCCCGCCGAGGCAATAGAGGCTGCCCTGGGGCGAAAGCTGGTGGCGCATGATGCTGGAGATCCACTGACAGCACCGGGACAATTGCTGTCCCATTACGCGCCGACAGCATCCGTGCGACTGTACGCCCAAACTCCTAAACCCGGAGAGCTGTTTTTGGGATTTGGTCCTGGCATATGCGATCTGAACTTGTCTGCTGCTGGCGATTTGCTGGAAGCTGCGGCCAATCTGTTCGGGCATCTGCACCGGCTGGATGGCATGGGCAAACCGATCGCAGTCGCACCTATTCCCGACCGTGGGCTGGGCGTCGCGATCAATGACAGGCTGCGCCGCGCGGCCGCACCACGGGATTGA
- a CDS encoding AzlD domain-containing protein, whose amino-acid sequence MSTQGAIDPTTLWIVIICMAVFSFALRFVFIGFMGDRPLPAWLMRHLRYTAVAIIPALVAPLVLWPTATQGETDPPRLIAALATLTIGLITRNVMFAIATGAGTLFSLLWLMG is encoded by the coding sequence ATGAGCACCCAAGGCGCAATCGACCCGACCACGCTGTGGATCGTCATTATCTGTATGGCGGTGTTCAGCTTTGCCCTGAGGTTCGTGTTTATCGGGTTCATGGGAGATCGCCCGTTGCCCGCATGGCTGATGCGGCACCTGCGCTATACGGCGGTCGCAATCATTCCGGCATTGGTGGCACCGCTGGTGCTGTGGCCGACAGCGACCCAGGGCGAAACCGATCCTCCCCGGCTGATTGCGGCATTGGCAACGCTGACAATCGGGTTGATCACCCGCAATGTGATGTTCGCCATCGCAACCGGTGCCGGTACTTTGTTCAGTCTGCTTTGGCTGATGGGCTGA
- a CDS encoding acyl-CoA dehydrogenase — protein sequence MTYRAPVSDYQFLLNHVVGYDQVSATDRFGEASDDLVSAILAEAGKMTEEIMAPLQRGGDLEPAILENGVVRTSPGFADGWKQIADGGWIGMSAPVEHGGMGLPMTLTTSVNEMMSAACLSLQLAPLMSQGQIEALEHHASDALKDLYLPKLISGEWAGTMNLTEPQAGSDVGALNSKATDNGDGTYAVTGQKIFISWGDNDITENVCHLVLARLPDGVPGTKGISLFLVPKHIPDDDGAPGVANSLKVVSLEHKMGLHGSPTCVMQFDGAKGWLVGKEHGGMAAMFTMMNNARLGVGGQGVGVGEGAYQHALAYALERKQGKTPSGTIVDHADVRRMLMEMKADLFAARAILLACSVAIDMQTATGNAEWSARAAFLTPIAKAFCTDTGIRIAETGVQVHGGMGFIEETGAAQYYRDARVTAIYEGTNGIQSMDLVARKMMDGGDMAHALIDEIEHQAERARTTHPNMAESVWQACESLREATEWVTEQTDMQDRFAGSVPYLKAFARVLGGHYHLTAAMADLGGPREKLARFYINRMLPEHTALLAAATEGAATTFALTLDELAG from the coding sequence ATGACCTATCGCGCCCCCGTCTCCGATTATCAATTCCTGCTGAACCATGTGGTCGGGTACGATCAGGTGTCCGCAACCGATCGGTTTGGAGAAGCTTCGGATGATCTGGTCAGCGCAATCCTTGCCGAAGCGGGCAAGATGACCGAAGAGATCATGGCCCCCCTGCAACGGGGCGGTGACCTGGAACCGGCCATCTTGGAAAATGGCGTGGTGCGGACTTCTCCGGGTTTCGCCGATGGTTGGAAGCAGATTGCCGACGGGGGGTGGATCGGAATGAGCGCCCCGGTGGAGCACGGCGGCATGGGGTTGCCGATGACCCTGACCACATCTGTCAATGAAATGATGTCGGCTGCCTGTCTGTCGTTGCAACTGGCCCCCCTGATGAGCCAGGGCCAGATCGAAGCACTGGAACATCACGCCAGCGACGCGCTCAAGGACTTGTACCTTCCGAAACTGATTTCGGGGGAATGGGCCGGAACAATGAACCTGACGGAGCCCCAGGCCGGATCGGATGTCGGCGCGCTAAACTCAAAGGCAACGGACAACGGCGACGGAACCTATGCGGTGACCGGGCAAAAGATCTTTATCAGCTGGGGCGACAACGACATTACCGAAAATGTGTGCCATCTGGTCCTGGCGCGGCTGCCCGACGGGGTTCCGGGGACCAAGGGAATCAGCCTGTTTCTGGTGCCGAAACACATCCCCGACGATGACGGTGCTCCCGGCGTGGCCAACAGTCTCAAGGTCGTGAGCCTGGAACACAAGATGGGCCTGCATGGCTCGCCCACCTGCGTGATGCAGTTCGACGGGGCCAAGGGGTGGCTTGTGGGCAAGGAACACGGCGGCATGGCCGCGATGTTCACAATGATGAACAACGCCCGTCTGGGTGTCGGCGGTCAGGGTGTTGGTGTGGGCGAAGGTGCTTATCAGCACGCGCTGGCCTATGCGCTCGAACGCAAACAGGGCAAGACACCCTCGGGCACCATTGTCGATCACGCCGATGTGCGTCGGATGCTGATGGAGATGAAGGCGGATCTGTTTGCCGCGCGTGCCATCCTGTTGGCCTGTTCTGTGGCGATCGACATGCAGACCGCCACTGGCAATGCCGAATGGTCCGCCCGCGCAGCTTTTCTGACACCGATCGCCAAGGCGTTTTGCACGGATACGGGCATCCGCATTGCGGAAACCGGGGTTCAGGTGCACGGCGGCATGGGCTTTATCGAGGAAACCGGGGCGGCGCAGTATTACCGTGATGCCCGCGTGACTGCGATCTACGAAGGTACCAATGGCATCCAATCCATGGATCTGGTGGCACGCAAGATGATGGATGGCGGCGACATGGCGCACGCTCTGATTGATGAGATCGAGCATCAGGCCGAGCGCGCCCGAACCACCCATCCGAACATGGCTGAAAGCGTCTGGCAGGCATGCGAAAGCCTGCGCGAAGCCACCGAGTGGGTGACGGAGCAGACCGACATGCAGGACCGTTTTGCCGGGTCTGTGCCATATCTCAAGGCGTTTGCCCGGGTGTTGGGCGGCCATTATCACCTGACTGCTGCCATGGCAGATCTGGGCGGGCCGCGCGAAAAGCTGGCGCGGTTTTATATCAACAGGATGCTGCCCGAACATACGGCGCTGCTGGCTGCCGCGACCGAAGGGGCTGCGACGACCTTTGCCCTGACCCTTGATGAACTGGCGGGTTGA
- a CDS encoding aa3-type cytochrome c oxidase subunit IV: MAEHKHGEMDISVQEKTYDGFINFTKWSVIVILAILVFMAIFTS; the protein is encoded by the coding sequence ATGGCAGAACACAAGCACGGCGAAATGGACATTTCCGTTCAGGAAAAAACCTATGACGGCTTCATCAACTTCACCAAATGGTCCGTGATTGTCATTCTGGCCATTCTGGTCTTCATGGCGATTTTCACGTCCTGA
- a CDS encoding YqgE/AlgH family protein, producing MDLTGKLLIAMPGMGDMRFEHTVIYLCSHSEDGAMGLIVNKAAVDVRLAELLKQLEIKPESEERANLPIHFGGPVETARGFVLHTADYDASLHSMHVDEAFSMTATLDILEDIAAGRGPRKVLMMLGYAGWGPGQLEDEIAKNGWLTTDASQDLVFDVDDNTKWEAALQSLGVDPLSLSGSAGHA from the coding sequence ATGGATCTGACAGGCAAACTTTTGATTGCGATGCCCGGCATGGGTGACATGAGGTTCGAACATACGGTGATCTACCTGTGTTCTCACTCAGAAGACGGTGCAATGGGGCTGATCGTCAACAAGGCAGCTGTGGATGTGCGGCTGGCCGAATTGCTCAAACAGCTGGAAATCAAACCCGAATCCGAAGAGCGGGCCAACCTGCCGATCCATTTCGGGGGACCGGTCGAAACCGCGCGCGGGTTTGTTCTGCACACGGCAGATTACGATGCCAGCCTGCATTCAATGCATGTGGACGAAGCTTTTTCAATGACTGCGACGCTGGATATTCTCGAAGATATCGCAGCCGGTCGTGGCCCGCGCAAAGTATTGATGATGCTTGGGTATGCAGGGTGGGGGCCGGGGCAGCTCGAAGACGAGATTGCCAAGAATGGCTGGCTGACGACGGATGCCTCCCAAGATCTGGTTTTTGATGTGGATGACAACACCAAATGGGAAGCCGCGCTGCAATCCCTGGGGGTCGACCCGCTCAGCCTGTCGGGCAGCGCGGGCCACGCCTGA
- a CDS encoding efflux RND transporter permease subunit: MVRDLPKSAGGLLSYFTRHRTAANLLLVILLILGVAAIPRMRAQFFPDVIVDNVRVSVAWDGAGPEDVDRAIVQALEPALLAVDGVETSAGISNEGRATIILEFEPDTDIERATDEIQDAVDAVTILPEDADDPVVRPSVWRDRVTDVVITGPVDPAQLALFADEFVARLFEVGVTRTTIRGLAAPQTLVEIPSASLIAHDITMAQIAEAIAAEVNADPAGDVAGANARVRTGTEKRSAEDVSAIVLRSNPDGSTLTIEDIARVSRQGVDRNRTYFVGEHPAMSIRIDRSSSGDAIGVQTQVEDVAAEMQLSLPQGVTVELIRTRAAAITGRLDILIDNGLVGLALVVCLLFLFLNARIAFWVAAGIPAAMFAAIAIMYAAGLTINMVSLFGLIITLGIVVDDAIVVGEHADFRARRLGEHPVVASENAARRMAMPVLAATVTTVIAFFGLTAIGGRFGELIRDIPFTVIAVLLASLVECFLILPHHMSHAIAHSAKQHWYDIPNRVVNAGFRWVRDHLFRPLVAWVIWARYAVVAGALVILASQMALFIQGDVKWRFFNAPERGSVTGNFAMAEGATREDTLAMMREMQRATEALGDEYADRYGLNPLDYVMAEIGGNAGRGLSGVEAKDKDLLGGISIELIDADLRPEYSSFAFVGELQDRVVRHPLVETVSFRGWRSGPGGDALDVQFFGSDVDTLKAASEDLKTALIRYPEVSAVEDTLAYDKEELILDLTAQGQALNFTIDSLGRALRARLNGIEAATYPDGPRSATIRVELPEGELTADFLERTLLRSPQGIYVPLADIVTVKQRTGFSSVRRENGVRVISVKGDISEDDPARAEAIGEALETEILPKIASERQVEWRLSGLSEQEDEFLQEARTGLILCLSGIYLVLAWVFASWTRPLVVMAIIPFGLVGTIWGHYIWEVPLSMFTVVGLLGMTGIIINDSIVLVTTIDEYTKDRGLFPSIVEATADRLRPVLLTTLTTVLGLAPLLYEQSQQAQFLKPTVITLVYGLGFGMVLVLLVVPALVAMQRDVARPFAALRRTLRSGRGPIFPVVVSGTLSFGWLIATLGWAMVQGGIHPMLAEHVPPLADMAPMRAGLAAFVVGMAGIVAVVYLMSAAVFARKTAKGPV, translated from the coding sequence ATGGTGCGTGACCTGCCCAAATCCGCAGGGGGGCTGCTGAGCTATTTTACCCGGCACCGGACAGCGGCCAATCTGTTGCTGGTGATCCTTTTGATCCTGGGCGTTGCTGCGATCCCGCGTATGCGGGCACAGTTTTTTCCCGATGTCATTGTCGATAACGTCAGGGTTTCGGTGGCCTGGGACGGTGCTGGTCCCGAAGACGTGGACCGGGCCATCGTACAGGCGCTGGAACCTGCTTTGCTGGCGGTGGATGGGGTCGAGACATCGGCCGGTATTTCCAACGAGGGTCGCGCCACCATCATTCTGGAGTTCGAACCGGACACAGACATTGAACGCGCTACGGATGAAATTCAAGATGCCGTTGATGCGGTGACGATCCTGCCCGAGGATGCCGATGACCCGGTGGTCCGGCCCAGCGTTTGGCGCGACCGGGTTACGGATGTGGTGATCACAGGGCCGGTAGATCCGGCGCAATTGGCATTGTTCGCGGATGAATTTGTTGCCCGGCTGTTCGAAGTCGGAGTCACACGGACCACGATCCGCGGATTGGCAGCACCGCAGACTTTGGTCGAGATTCCTTCTGCGAGCTTGATCGCCCATGACATTACCATGGCTCAGATCGCCGAAGCCATCGCTGCCGAAGTCAATGCCGACCCGGCCGGCGATGTGGCGGGGGCCAATGCAAGGGTGCGCACGGGCACCGAAAAACGCTCGGCCGAAGATGTGTCTGCCATTGTGCTGCGATCAAACCCGGATGGTTCGACGCTGACCATCGAAGATATTGCCCGGGTGAGCCGCCAGGGCGTGGATCGAAACCGGACTTATTTTGTTGGTGAACACCCGGCGATGTCGATCCGCATTGACCGGTCCAGCTCGGGCGACGCGATCGGTGTCCAGACCCAAGTCGAAGACGTAGCTGCCGAGATGCAGCTGTCACTCCCCCAGGGGGTAACGGTCGAATTGATCCGCACCAGGGCCGCGGCCATCACCGGGCGTTTGGATATTCTGATTGATAACGGCTTGGTCGGGCTGGCGTTGGTGGTCTGCCTGCTGTTTCTTTTTCTCAATGCCCGTATCGCGTTCTGGGTCGCGGCGGGCATTCCGGCGGCGATGTTTGCCGCTATTGCGATCATGTATGCTGCTGGTTTGACCATCAATATGGTCAGCCTGTTTGGGTTGATCATCACGTTGGGCATTGTGGTGGATGATGCCATCGTCGTTGGGGAACATGCCGATTTCCGGGCCCGGCGCCTGGGGGAGCATCCGGTTGTAGCTTCGGAAAATGCGGCGCGGCGTATGGCTATGCCGGTGTTGGCGGCGACGGTCACCACGGTCATTGCGTTCTTTGGTCTCACGGCCATTGGGGGTCGCTTCGGAGAATTGATCCGCGACATTCCCTTTACCGTGATTGCCGTGTTGCTGGCGTCGCTTGTCGAATGTTTCCTGATCCTTCCACATCACATGAGCCATGCAATCGCCCATTCGGCCAAGCAGCATTGGTATGACATTCCCAACCGGGTGGTAAACGCGGGGTTCCGCTGGGTGCGAGACCATCTGTTCCGTCCTTTGGTCGCCTGGGTGATCTGGGCGCGCTACGCCGTTGTCGCGGGGGCGCTGGTGATTTTGGCCAGCCAGATGGCCCTGTTCATCCAGGGTGACGTGAAATGGCGGTTCTTTAACGCCCCTGAACGCGGGTCCGTGACCGGGAATTTCGCCATGGCCGAAGGGGCCACCCGTGAAGACACTCTGGCGATGATGCGCGAAATGCAGCGTGCGACCGAGGCGCTGGGCGACGAATACGCTGACCGCTATGGGTTGAACCCGTTGGACTATGTGATGGCGGAAATCGGCGGCAACGCCGGACGCGGCCTGTCCGGTGTGGAAGCCAAGGACAAGGACCTGTTGGGCGGCATATCGATTGAATTGATCGACGCCGATTTGCGACCGGAGTACTCCAGCTTTGCCTTTGTTGGTGAACTGCAAGACCGGGTGGTGCGTCATCCTTTGGTCGAAACCGTGTCGTTTCGCGGTTGGCGTTCAGGTCCCGGCGGAGACGCGCTGGACGTGCAATTCTTTGGTTCGGATGTGGATACGCTCAAGGCAGCGTCGGAGGATCTGAAAACCGCGTTGATCCGATACCCGGAGGTTTCGGCCGTCGAGGACACGCTGGCCTATGACAAAGAAGAACTGATCCTGGATCTGACGGCACAGGGGCAGGCGCTGAATTTTACCATCGACAGCCTTGGGCGGGCTCTGAGGGCGCGTTTGAACGGGATCGAGGCCGCGACCTATCCCGACGGACCCCGATCCGCAACGATCCGGGTCGAACTGCCTGAGGGAGAGCTGACAGCCGATTTCCTGGAACGAACCCTGTTGCGATCCCCGCAAGGGATCTATGTGCCGCTTGCGGATATCGTGACAGTGAAACAGCGTACCGGGTTCTCGTCGGTGCGGCGCGAGAATGGTGTGCGGGTGATCTCGGTCAAAGGTGACATTTCCGAAGACGACCCGGCCCGCGCCGAAGCGATTGGTGAAGCGCTGGAGACCGAAATCCTGCCCAAGATTGCCAGCGAACGCCAGGTGGAATGGCGCCTGTCGGGGTTGAGTGAGCAAGAGGATGAATTCCTGCAGGAGGCACGGACTGGATTGATCCTGTGTTTGAGCGGCATTTACCTGGTGTTGGCCTGGGTCTTTGCCAGCTGGACCCGTCCGCTGGTGGTGATGGCGATCATCCCGTTCGGGTTGGTCGGCACGATTTGGGGGCATTACATATGGGAAGTGCCGCTGAGCATGTTCACGGTTGTCGGCCTGTTGGGCATGACCGGGATCATCATCAACGATTCCATCGTTCTGGTCACCACGATTGATGAATACACCAAGGACCGGGGCCTGTTTCCGTCGATTGTCGAAGCCACGGCTGACCGGTTGCGCCCGGTTCTGCTGACAACGCTGACGACGGTTCTGGGGCTGGCCCCGCTGCTGTATGAACAATCTCAGCAGGCCCAATTCCTGAAGCCCACAGTGATTACGTTGGTCTATGGACTGGGTTTTGGCATGGTTCTGGTCCTGCTGGTGGTTCCGGCGCTGGTTGCAATGCAACGAGACGTGGCCCGTCCCTTTGCCGCGCTGCGCCGGACGTTGCGCAGCGGTCGTGGACCAATTTTTCCGGTGGTGGTCTCAGGTACTCTGAGCTTCGGATGGCTGATTGCAACCTTGGGGTGGGCGATGGTTCAGGGTGGCATCCACCCGATGCTGGCCGAACACGTGCCGCCACTGGCTGACATGGCTCCGATGCGTGCCGGATTGGCTGCGTTTGTTGTTGGGATGGCTGGGATTGTAGCGGTGGTTTATCTGATGTCTGCTGCGGTTTTCGCCCGCAAGACGGCCAAAGGGCCGGTCTGA